The Candidatus Nitrosymbiomonas proteolyticus genome has a segment encoding these proteins:
- a CDS encoding cyclopropane-fatty-acyl-phospholipid synthase, with protein sequence MAESDQPQAKTWREFFDEHAPRYMENPFTKDTLAEVQFLIDKLALQPPARVLDIGCGTGRHAIELALRGFEVVGLDLSEGMIAEARKAAGRRGASVEWIVGDAGEFDGAGRFDAVLCLCEGGLGLANLDDDPILHDLKILQSAFSSLRPGGGFLATALNGYALIRRMTDEDVERNTFDPTTMLARYVDEWELPEGRVAMMIRERLLIPPEMVAMLRHVGFEVLHVWGGTAGDWGERPVKLDEVEAMYVCKRPELP encoded by the coding sequence ATGGCCGAGTCTGACCAGCCCCAGGCGAAGACGTGGCGTGAGTTCTTTGACGAACACGCGCCGCGCTACATGGAAAACCCGTTTACGAAGGACACGCTCGCCGAGGTCCAATTCCTGATCGACAAGCTAGCGCTTCAGCCTCCCGCGCGTGTGCTCGACATCGGATGTGGTACGGGGCGGCACGCCATCGAACTCGCGCTGCGGGGATTCGAGGTCGTCGGACTGGACCTTTCTGAGGGCATGATCGCCGAGGCGCGGAAGGCGGCTGGGCGGCGCGGCGCCAGCGTCGAGTGGATCGTCGGCGACGCAGGGGAGTTCGATGGAGCGGGCCGGTTTGACGCTGTCCTCTGCCTTTGTGAGGGCGGCTTGGGCCTGGCGAACCTCGACGACGACCCGATACTGCATGACCTGAAGATTCTGCAATCCGCCTTTTCGAGCCTACGCCCAGGCGGAGGATTCCTGGCGACCGCGCTGAACGGCTACGCATTGATTCGCCGAATGACCGATGAGGACGTCGAACGGAACACGTTCGATCCAACGACGATGCTTGCGAGGTACGTCGATGAGTGGGAGTTGCCCGAAGGACGGGTCGCGATGATGATCCGCGAGCGGCTGCTGATACCTCCCGAGATGGTGGCGATGCTGCGCCATGTCGGATTCGAGGTTCTTCACGTATGGGGAGGAACTGCCGGAGACTGGGGCGAGCGGCCTGTGAAGCTCGACGAGGTTGAGGCGATGTACGTCTGCAAGCGGCCGGAGCTACCTTAG
- a CDS encoding ATPase: MYESYWGLQEPPFSLTPDPRFLYLSRGHEDALTMLHYAIHRNKGAAMLCGDIGLGKTTVSRKLLDLLDPVRFRTVLIVNPILTPVQILHEILSQVGHPATTRNRQVLVQELHNVLVSFYERGQQVVLMIDEAHLIRSTQTLEELRLLLNCQMNDQFLISLLLLGQLELRDKLAKVPALEQRMSIRYLLDKLDVQESGALVEHRLRVAGYSGDHSAFTPDATYEMHKYTDGTPRLICQMADNALMVGMAKKAQMIDGFLMHEVISEFTGSRERAA, translated from the coding sequence ATGTATGAGTCCTATTGGGGTTTGCAGGAACCGCCCTTTAGCCTAACACCAGACCCGCGATTCCTCTACTTGAGTCGCGGACACGAAGACGCGCTCACGATGCTGCATTACGCCATCCACCGCAACAAGGGCGCGGCGATGCTCTGCGGCGACATCGGGCTGGGCAAGACCACGGTCAGCCGCAAGCTTCTCGATCTGCTCGATCCCGTGAGGTTTCGGACCGTCTTGATCGTCAATCCCATCTTGACACCGGTTCAAATCCTGCACGAGATTCTCTCGCAGGTCGGGCATCCCGCGACGACTCGCAACCGGCAGGTGTTGGTGCAAGAACTCCACAACGTCCTCGTCAGCTTCTATGAGCGGGGACAGCAAGTGGTGCTGATGATCGACGAGGCTCACCTGATTCGCTCGACTCAGACGCTCGAAGAGCTCCGCTTGCTGCTGAACTGCCAAATGAACGACCAGTTCCTGATCAGTTTGCTGCTTCTGGGCCAGCTCGAACTCAGGGATAAGCTCGCGAAGGTCCCCGCGCTCGAACAGAGGATGTCGATCCGGTACCTGCTCGATAAGCTCGACGTTCAGGAGTCCGGCGCGCTGGTGGAACACCGGCTGCGGGTGGCCGGCTATTCGGGCGACCACAGCGCGTTCACCCCCGATGCGACTTACGAGATGCACAAGTACACCGATGGCACTCCTCGCCTGATCTGCCAGATGGCCGATAACGCGCTGATGGTGGGGATGGCGAAGAAAGCTCAAATGATCGACGGGTTCCTCATGCACGAGGTGATCTCCGAGTTCACCGGGAGCCGGGAGCGTGCGGCATGA
- a CDS encoding helix-turn-helix domain protein, whose amino-acid sequence MNVNPMGETPEKQSQPEAQFAEPALASGADQPAPQPRPHTVDAITTEPVAAPEPPSLPIAGGNVVRLELFLAPEQLSELFRAVAGTQHSTMTLREAARYLRVSPAALDDMAREGVVPAVSIEGRWRFPKASLDEWLTLESFRSGGNSNVA is encoded by the coding sequence ATGAATGTGAATCCGATGGGGGAAACCCCCGAGAAGCAGTCGCAGCCCGAAGCCCAATTCGCAGAGCCCGCTTTGGCTTCTGGAGCGGACCAGCCTGCGCCGCAGCCCCGGCCGCACACCGTCGACGCGATCACCACGGAACCGGTGGCCGCCCCTGAACCGCCTTCGCTTCCGATCGCAGGAGGCAACGTCGTTCGCCTGGAGCTATTCCTCGCGCCCGAGCAACTCAGCGAGCTCTTCCGCGCGGTCGCAGGAACGCAGCACAGCACGATGACGCTCCGAGAAGCCGCGAGATACCTGAGGGTTTCCCCGGCCGCTCTCGATGATATGGCGCGCGAGGGCGTCGTGCCCGCGGTTTCGATTGAAGGCCGCTGGCGATTCCCCAAGGCCAGTTTGGACGAATGGCTCACGCTGGAGTCGTTCCGATCCGGAGGTAACTCAAATGTCGCTTAG